In Anaerolineae bacterium, the genomic window ACAATGGCAAAGGCCTGCACCCCGAAGCCAATCACAATGGCGGTGAGAATGAGGGCCTGGGGCAGCGGGTCGGCAAAAAGGCCGGTCAGGGCTGCTTCGCCCGCCGCAATCAGGGGCGGTTTGTGGCGGTTCAAGCCCCCGGCGGTGAAGATGAGCAGGTTGGCCGCGTGTCCCAACAGAAACAGGCCAAAAATCAGTTTGACAAT contains:
- a CDS encoding NADH-quinone oxidoreductase subunit K → MTLIMAIVIGCLYAAGLYMMMRRSIVKLIFGLFLLGHAANLLIFTAGGLNRHKPPLIAAGEAALTGLFADPLPQALILTAIVIGFGVQAFAIV